The genome window CTCCGTATCGACAGGGCCAGGGGCAACAACATTAATGCGAATGCCACGGGCGGAGAGTTCATGTGTCCATGTGCGGGCAAAAGAACGAAGCGCTGCTTTACTGGCGCCGTATACGCCATATCCCGGCGTGCCAATCACATCGGCAATCGAACCTATTAAAACGACGCTCGCTCCCTTCTTCATCAGGGGAAGCGCTGCCTGCATAGCAAAAAGCGGTGAGCGCACATTCAGGCCGAAAATAGAATCAAAATGTGCCGGAGTGACGTCATCAATCGTTGAGTATTCTGCCATGCCGGCGTTGATGACCAGCACATCTATCTGGCCGGACTCTGTCTTGATTAAATCAACTATCCGCGTCAGTTCGCTTATCTGACTGACATCAGCACGTATTGGCCTGGCGGTGCCCTTTATGGTGTGGCTGGCTGCTTCTAACTCTTCATTTCGGCGCGAGGTCAACCAGGTTGTTGCACCTTCACTGGCAAATCGCTGGCTGATAGCCAGACCAATGCCTTTTGCACCGCCGAGTATCAGGGCAACTTTATTCTCTAATCTACTCATCTGCTCACTCCTGTCAGGATGGAAAACAGATGATATAATTTCTATACTTAATAACAATTACGCACTTTGTTTATACCAGGTATCGAGGAATATATCGCCATGTCTCAAATTGATAGTAATGACCTGAGAGAAATAGGGAAAACCCGACCGGTCCTGGAGAACATAACCAATAAATGGTCAATTTTAATTCTCACCGTACTTTGTAGTGAACCCGTGCGCTTCAATGAACTCCGTCGCCGCCTGGATGGGATTACGCACAAAGCATTGTCTGATGCGCTTAAGCGGCTTGAGCGCAATGGGTTGGTGCATCGAAAAGTACTGCCTACTTCGCCGGTGAGTGTGGAGTACAGTCTTACATTACTGGCACAGACGCTTCAGGAGCCTTTTAGTGCGCTGTATGGATGGGCGTTAAAACATGGAGCGGAAATGGAACGGGCCCAGTTGATGTATGATACCAGGCATGCGGAAGAGATTTGCTGAATAATCGTAATTCAGCGTATTGTCACTGAAGGCGGCCATGTAGCCATTACGGGGCTTAATGAAGAAAGGCTGGAACATGCACGCAGCCTGCTTCCTGTGACATCGCTTATTGTGAAAAGCGATGCTACAGCTGGCAGCTCTCTCTAAATCACTAAATTCAGGCGCATCCGTTCTGGTTACTTCGTCCTCCTCTGTATATGAAGGTGCAGCCATGACAAGCCTGTATGCAGCGACGAAAGGCGCCCTTATCGCTATGGTTAAAAGCTGGGCATCTGCGCTGGCTGAACGCGGTATCCGCGCCAACACTTTGGTGCCAGGTCCGATTGAAACCAACTTCAGGCATTTTATGCCAGAGGAGTCGCGTCAGCAGTTTGAAGATTTTGTGGTAAGCCAGGTTCCTTAGGGTCGCGCAGGAATTGCAGAAGAGGCCGCTGCAGTTGCACTTTTCCTCCTTTCCGATGATGCATCCTATGTTACCGGCAGCCAGTATGCTGTAGACGGCGGGCTGGTACATTACTGATCGTTTACCAGGGCTCACGAAAGCAAATGAAATTAATCCAGTAAAGTCCGCTCCTCGCTCATAGCTAACCTTGCGCCCGCGTAAAACAGTTTTTTGCCAATAGCGGACCCTGGCCTGCACGCATGTCCGCTTTGTGCCAGAAGCGGACATTGAGAATGATTTTTTCGCCAGTCCGCGAGCGAAAGATAAATCCCGCGTTAGCAGGATTTATCTCAATAAAACGGCAATTTTTATTCAGCAAATTTCAGCAGTGCTTCACCATCGAGACGATAGCGAACCCATTCAGATTGCGGCAACGCGCCAATACTAAGGTAAAAATCAATCGCTGGCTGGTTCCAGTCAAGCACACTCCATTCAAGTCGGCCGCATTGTCGTTTGACTGCGGATTGCGCGATATTTTTCAACAGTGCCTTTCCCGCGCCATTTCCCCGATAATCAGGAGTAATGTATAAATCCTCCATGTAAATACCGTTACGTCCAAGCCACGTGGAATAGCTGGTGAAGAAAACAGCATACCCAATGGTTTTACCTTCACTTTCACAGATCAATGCTTCGGTTTTACTGCCTGCGCTAAACAGTGTTTCCCGGATCTCGTCTGGTGTGGTGATTACTTCTTCTGGCGCCTTTTCATACATAGCCAGCTCATAGATCATCTCGTAAATTGCCGTTGCGTCTTCCGGTCGGGCTGGGCGGATCGTGATACTCATTAGTTTTCCTGTGTTCTCTGGATAGTATCGATATTGATGGTGCCAAGCATAAGCGTTATTTTTAGAGGAATTAAGTGCAATGAAATCAGCCAATGATGAATATTATGCATTCGGCGCTAAGGCGTCTTGATTTAAATCTTCTGCCAATTTTTGACGCGATTTATCGCCACCGTTCTGTTCGTTTGGCGGCGGATGAATTGGCGATGAGCACATCGGCGATGAGCCATGCGCTTTCACGGCTACGCATCACTCTTAACGACCCATTATTTTTTCGGGAAGGTCATCGTATGTGTCCCAGCGTGTATGCTACCCAGCTGGCACCTTCTATTGCTTCAGCGCTGAACTACCTCAATCAAGAGCTGACTCCGCAGCCGAAGTTTGAAACTTCCACGAGTACGGAGCGTTTTCAGATTGCGATAACAGATTTTACTGCATTTTGTATTTTCCCTGCCCTGATGCATAAACTGCAGCAGGAAGCCCCCGGTTTACACTTCGAGTTACTTTATTTGCCACACAGTCCGGCGCTGACGGAATTGCTGGCGGGCGAAGTAGATTTGGCACTTGGATTCAGCACACCAGATGAGGCCCGACATCCTGAACTGGAAGAAATTACCTGGCTCGAAAATGAATATGTCGTTATCAGCAACCAAAACCGAACACAGCTAACACTAGAAGATTATCTCGCCGCCCGGCACCTGGTTGTGACACCCTGGAATGAAAAGCGAAGTGTCCTGGATCTACAACTTGAGTTGATGGGTTTTATACGGCAGATAGCGATCAAAACGCCGTCCATGCTTAGCGCGCCGTTTATTGTTGCGGAAAGCGACCTGCTGATGGCTATTCCCCGTCTTGCCGCAGAGAAATTGCTCCCGGCAATGAATATCAAAATTTTTGCGCTACCGTTCGAGATACCCTCCTTTGAAGTGAAGATTTATTCACATATACGGAGTGGTAAACGAGATGCAACTAACTGGCTGAAGTCGGTATTGCAACAACTGGCGAAAGAGATTAATTCAGAGCAATGAATGCGAAAAACCGAAATTGTGAGGTGTCTTATTTTTTAAGTGGAAGTACTTGCAGATTACAAAGTCTGAACTTCCGCTCTTCGCTCATAGCTAACCTTGCGCCCGCGTAAAACAGTTTTTTGCCAATAGCGGACCTGGCCTGCACACATGTCCGCTTTGTGTCAGGAGCAGACATTTCATTAATCGCATTGCCTGAAGTTTAGTAAGATGCCAAAAAAAACTTCATCATGAAATTAGCTAATGGGAAAAGTATGGAAGCGCTGATCAAAACGTATATAGAAATTCTTAAAAGTCTTAATGCTCAATCGTTTGCACTCATGGAAGATAAATATTCAGGTGTATTTCTTCCTGTTCCCTCTGAAGAGTACTGGCGCTCACCGGTAAAAATCATGTTGGTTGGGCGTGAAACGGCGGGATGGAATACCGGAAATCATAAAAATAAAATTGCCCGGGTTCTGGGCCTGATGCCCGATATTACTGTCGAACAGGTAGTTGAAGAAGCGGTAACTCGCTACAAAGAGCATCAGGATAAGTGGACTCCTAATACGAAATCACGAAGCCGTTTTACGCAGTATCATTTCTTGCTGGCGCGGAAGCTGGAATTACCCCCTAAGGCGATATGTAGTGGTTTACTGAATTTGGCCACCTGAACAGAGGTGATATGCTCGCCTCAGAACAATACAGGTGCCCCAATGAAAAAAAGAAATTTCAGTGCAGAGTTCAAACGCGAATCAGCCCAGCTTGTCGTCGATCAGAATTACACCGTTGCTGAAGCGGCTGAAGCGATGGATATAGGGCTTTCTACCATGACGCGCTGGGTTAAACAGTTGCGTGATGAACGTCAGGGCAAAACGCCAAAAGCCTCGCCGATAACGCCGGAACAAATTGAAATTCGTGAGCTGAAGAAAAAACTTCAACGTATTGAAATGGAAAATGACATATTAAAAAAGGCTACCGCGCTCTTGATGTCAGACTCCCTGAACAGTTCTCGTTAATCGGGAAGCTCAGAGCGCGTTATCCCGTGGCGATACTGTGCCATGTGTTTGGGGTTCACCGTAGCAGCTACAAATACTGGAAAAGTCGTCCTGATGAACCGGATATCAGGCGGACAGCGTTGCGTAGCCAGGTGCAGGAGTTACACAGCATCAGTCATGGCTCAGCGGGCGCAAGAAGCATTGCCACTATGGCAACACTTAAAGGCTTCCGTATGGGGCGCTGGCTTGCTGGCAAACTCATGAAAGAGCTGGGACTTGTAAGCTGCCAGCAGCCAACACACCGGTATAAGCGCGGTGGACAGGAACACATCGCTATACCGAACCACCTTGATCGTCAGTTCGCGGTCATCGAGCCCAACCAGGTATGGTGCGGCGACGTGACTTATATCTGGACAGGAAAACGTTGGGCATATCTTGCTGTTGTTCTCGACCTGTTCGCCAGAAAACCCGTGGGCTGGGCAATGTCATTCTCACCGGACAGCAAACTCACTATGAAAGCGCTGGAAATGGCCTGGGAGCGTCGGGGAAAGCCAGGCGGAGTGATGTTCCATAGCGATCAGGGTAGCCACTACACAAGCCGGCAGTTCAGGCAGTTACTGTGGCGTTGCAGGATAAAGCAGAGCATGAGTCGGCGGGGAAATTGCTGGGATAACAGCCCAATGGAGCGGTTCTTCCGGAGCCTGAAAAATGAATGGGTTCCCGTGATGGGATACATGAACTTCAGTGAAGCCTCTCATGCGATCACAGATTACATCGTGGGTTACTACAGCACGCTCAGGCCGCATGAATATAACGGTGGATTACCACCAAACGAATCGGAAAGTCGATACTGGAAAAACTCTAAAGCGGTGACCAGTTTTTGTTGACCACTACA of Pantoea alhagi contains these proteins:
- a CDS encoding GNAT family N-acetyltransferase, whose translation is MSITIRPARPEDATAIYEMIYELAMYEKAPEEVITTPDEIRETLFSAGSKTEALICESEGKTIGYAVFFTSYSTWLGRNGIYMEDLYITPDYRGNGAGKALLKNIAQSAVKRQCGRLEWSVLDWNQPAIDFYLSIGALPQSEWVRYRLDGEALLKFAE
- a CDS encoding LysR family transcriptional regulator, encoding MMNIMHSALRRLDLNLLPIFDAIYRHRSVRLAADELAMSTSAMSHALSRLRITLNDPLFFREGHRMCPSVYATQLAPSIASALNYLNQELTPQPKFETSTSTERFQIAITDFTAFCIFPALMHKLQQEAPGLHFELLYLPHSPALTELLAGEVDLALGFSTPDEARHPELEEITWLENEYVVISNQNRTQLTLEDYLAARHLVVTPWNEKRSVLDLQLELMGFIRQIAIKTPSMLSAPFIVAESDLLMAIPRLAAEKLLPAMNIKIFALPFEIPSFEVKIYSHIRSGKRDATNWLKSVLQQLAKEINSEQ
- a CDS encoding SDR family NAD(P)-dependent oxidoreductase, yielding MSRLENKVALILGGAKGIGLAISQRFASEGATTWLTSRRNEELEAASHTIKGTARPIRADVSQISELTRIVDLIKTESGQIDVLVINAGMAEYSTIDDVTPAHFDSIFGLNVRSPLFAMQAALPLMKKGASVVLIGSIADVIGTPGYGVYGASKAALRSFARTWTHELSARGIRINVVAPGPVDTEMMLAASEELRNRIISTIPLSRMGRPEEVANAALFLASDESSYIAGAEICVDGGMTQV
- a CDS encoding winged helix-turn-helix transcriptional regulator, translating into MSQIDSNDLREIGKTRPVLENITNKWSILILTVLCSEPVRFNELRRRLDGITHKALSDALKRLERNGLVHRKVLPTSPVSVEYSLTLLAQTLQEPFSALYGWALKHGAEMERAQLMYDTRHAEEIC
- a CDS encoding IS3 family transposase (programmed frameshift); this translates as MKKRNFSAEFKRESAQLVVDQNYTVAEAAEAMDIGLSTMTRWVKQLRDERQGKTPKASPITPEQIEIRELKKKLQRIEMENDIFKKGYRALDVRLPEQFSLIGKLRARYPVAILCHVFGVHRSSYKYWKSRPDEPDIRRTALRSQVQELHSISHGSAGARSIATMATLKGFRMGRWLAGKLMKELGLVSCQQPTHRYKRGGQEHIAIPNHLDRQFAVIEPNQVWCGDVTYIWTGKRWAYLAVVLDLFARKPVGWAMSFSPDSKLTMKALEMAWERRGKPGGVMFHSDQGSHYTSRQFRQLLWRCRIKQSMSRRGNCWDNSPMERFFRSLKNEWVPVMGYMNFSEASHAITDYIVGYYSTLRPHEYNGGLPPNESESRYWKNSKAVTSFC